In Rhodohalobacter sp. SW132, the genomic stretch TATTATGATGGCTAATCTCATCCTGATTATTCTCCTAAAATCTTGCATCGATTACCTCAGAACTTTCCCTTCTGCTTTTGTATTTTAGGTCTTCAATTTTAATCAATCCGCTATATGAACAGCAGTAATCATCTGACCTGGGGGCCAAGCCCCGAAATTTTCACCATTCCCGAATTTTATCTCCCCTTTTCAGTATCCATATTCGGCCTGATTTTAACCGCAATTCTCTTCTACCTTGGCTGGCAGAAAATAAAACCGCCAAAAGGCGAACATATGGAGGAGCCCTGGAAAGGTTGGGCGCTTGGTGCCGTAGCCTTTATCGTGGGGCAAATTCCGTTTCTTTTTATCGGCTCGCCCACACTTGATACCATCGGGCCGCTTGAACCGCGATGGTACGGCCTGTTGTTTGCTTCTGCGTTTATTTTCGGGTACATGATAACCTACCGGATGTTCAGCATTGCAGGGCGTTCGCAGGAGGATATGGACCGTCTGCTGATCTATGTGCTGATTGCCACCGTCATTGGGGCACGGCTGGGGCACGTTATCTTTTACGATCTCGACTATTACATGCGAAATATTCACCTGGTTCCACAGGTATGGACCGGCGGACTTGCCAGTCACGGCGCCGCTATTGGAATTATTATTGCGATGTATCTTTACGTTAAAAAAACACCCGGCATGACCTTTTTCTGGCTGGCCGATCGCGTAGTGCCTGCCGTTGCGATTGGCGGAATGTTCATCCGGATCGGAAATTTTATGAACTCCGAAATCCTGGGGAAAGCCTCCGATCTTCCGTGGGCCGTCATTTTTGAAGTATCCCCTCATCTGACAGCAACGGAACGGGCCATCCCGCGCCATCCTTCCATGCTTTATGAAGCTCTTCTCTGCCTTGTTGTGTTAGGTGTGCTCTGGTCGATTTATAAGAAATATCAAAACAGACCCCCTGAAGGTTCACTCTTTGCCACATTTCTTGTGATGCTCTTTACCGGTCGATTTCTGATCGAATTCACCAAACTTGCCCACTCCGATATTGAAGCAACCTGGACGCTGAATATGGGGCAATGGCTCAGTATTCCGCTCGTAGCTTATGGAATCTGGGTGCTTGTGAAGCAGGTGAATTGGAGTAAGCAGGGAAAGTAGGTGTGAGATATGAGGCAATTGATATAAGAGAAGGGAAAAGTGAGAAGTGAGAAGTGAGATTTTGTCTCAAATCTCACTTCTCTTGTCTTAATTCTCCTGCCTAAAACTGGAACTGAAAGTTTGCAGCAAGTCCGAAGCTTTCATCACCGTCTCCAGTCAAACCAAGCGCATTTAGCTGAACGCTGATCAACGAAGTTACCTGGCGGTTCCAGCCCAGAATAAACAACTGGGTAGACGAATCGATTTCGTTATATCCGATATGATCCACACGTGCAAGCAGTTCATCTCTGTCCGTTACTTTGTTACCGATCGTTACATACGCACCGGTGATGGTTTCATCACCCACACCCGGGGTATCAAAGGAGGTCATCAACAGTTCTGCAGCGCCAAACCAGCTTTCGCTGTCGTACTTGGCAAACGCGCCGTAAATCAGACGGTCTTCCCTGGAAGTGAGTCCCGAATTGCCAACTGAGGCACCCTGAGTAGTGTTTAATGCACCATTCGCACCCCAATAGAGTGACCGGTTGTTGCCCATATCCACGTTGTATCCAAATTTTGCGAGATACATAAACCGATCATCATTGTTCAGGCTGTATCCCGTTCCGTTAAATATCGCTATGTTGTAATCGAAATTATCAAAATTACCGGATGCGGAGACCCCGACCTCTCGTGTATTCAGCATCACACCAATCAGCCGTGCACGGCTTATAAAATCGGTACGGCCGGGATTAGGTGCCAGGTCGAGCCCGATATCCGGCTTCTGAAGACCGGATTTGATGTAGAATTGTTCAGATGACCTGTAACCCACTGCCGCATCTACCACGCTTGATGTTCGGCGAAAATCCATCTGCAGAACATAATCAAAGCCGCCGTCAATGGCCCCGCCAAATCGCAAACGGGTAGCGCCAAGTCCGAATCGCCGGCCGCCGTTGAAACCATCGTCAGTCAGTGAAAAATTTGCGGTTGATTGAAGAAGAAGCCCAACATTAAACGGTTCGCTTTTTAGCAGATTCTGCATTTCGTTTGTTAATGGTTCCTGATCCTGGGCCTGTACCGTTCCAAACGACAAAACCATTACCAGGATGAATAAAATTATACCACGCATGCTATTTTGTATCATGATCACATTTGCTTTTAGATAACCGGTATTTCTTCCGGTTAATTTAGTTTTATTTAAAGTAGAAGATCCCTTCCGGGAACTTCATTTGATAGCTCCGATTACTGATATCCATATCTAAACATTGGCGCCAATATAGCCATGAATGAAGAAGATCTCAGGAAAAAAGGAAAATTGATCTACAATTAGATTCTGTAATGAGTGTATCGTACCTTTGGTCAAATTTCTTAACCTGTTGAGCAGAGTAAATCCTATGAAGAAAATCTCCTTTGGAACAGATGGCTGGCGCGCCATTATCGCTGATGATTACACATTCGAAAACCTGACCATCGTTGCACAGGCAACTGCGCGCTGGATCACCGAGGAAAACATCACCTCAAACGGCGTAGTTATCGGCTACGATGCCCGTTTTATGGGGCGTGAGTTTGCCGAGCATACCGCCGCCGTTTTTTGTGCGATGGAAGTGCCGGTTCGCCTCTCTTCGTCCATCTCCCCCACGCCGGCAATAAGCTGGGCTGCAAAACATTACGATGCCGTAGGAATTGTGATTACTGCCAGCCATAATCCACCCAATTATAACGGGTTTAAAATTAAAGCTCCGTTTGGAGGATCGGCAACTCCGGATCAGATTGCAGGCGTTGAATCCCGTCTTTATCAGGAGGAATCAGTTCCGAATATTCCATCGTTCAAAAGCTGTCTGAAAGCCGGCATTATCCGTGAAATTACGGTGACTGAGCAGTACCTGAATGTACTTCGGGAAAAAATTGATATTGAAGCTATAAAAAAGAGCGGCATCCGAATTGGCCATGATCCAATGTTTGGATCGGGGATGGGAGCAATCAAAAAACTACTCGGCGAGCAGGTATTTGAACTCCACGGAGAGGTGAATCCATCGTTCAAGGGAATTCCGCCTGAACCGATCGAAAAAAATCTGGCGGAGTTTTCTGAGTTCATTCCCAAGAACAACTGCCAGATAGGGATTGCAAATGACGGCGATGCAGACCGGATTGCATTGTTTGATGAAAACGGCACATTTGTAGATTCTCATCGCATTCTGAGTCTGCTCGTCAAATATCTCCACAAAGAAAAAGGACTTTCAGGCACCATCGTTAAAACATTTTCAACTACGGATATGCTCAACAAACAGGCCAGCGAATACGGCCTGCCGATTGAAGTAACCCCGATCGGTTTTAAATATATTGCCGAGCTTATTGTGAACGGAGATGTGATTGTGGGCGGTGAAGAATCGGGCGGACTTTCCGTGAAAGGGCATCTCCCGGAGCGGGACGGACTTTACATCGGCCTGCTGATGACCGAAATGATGGTAAAATCAGGAAAAAAACTGAGCGAGCTGGTGCAGGAGCTGTTTGATGAATTTGGTGATCACGCCTACTATCGCAATGATCTTCACACCGAAGAATCCAAAAAACAGGCAATGATTAAACATTGCAAAGATAAGAAACTCACCAAAATTGACGGAAAGAACGTAACTGAATGGCAGTTTACGGACGGCATCAAACAGATTTTGGAAGATGGATCCTGGCTGCTGGTTCGTCCTTCAGGCACAGAGCCGGTACTCCGAATCTACGCGGAAGCGCCTTCGGCTGAACAGGCAAAAGCAATGGTTGAGGATGTGACGCAGATGGTGGATCAGTTTTAGTTCGTGAGTGAAAAAGTGAAAAAGAAAAAGTTTTGACTAAGCCAATGCTCCGTTGAGTAAGTAATATTTTAGAAGGGATTAGACGGGAGGCAGATGACGGAGGCCCGGATTTTGGTGATTGCTCGTGCCGTTGTAACAGACTCCTGAATTCGACTTAAGGATAATCAAAGATTGTGCTGGATAACTTTGGGCAAATGCATCTGAGATCACTTTTTGATAGATCAGCTTTTCTCAACAATTTTCGATGAAATTGACTCTTTTAACACCCTTGCTTATCAGCGCGCATAAACTGCCAGGTAAATAATTGCTTCTCATTCTTACCTGATTGCCATCGATGTATTGATCAAACAGGTCATGAAACTAATCATGATTAGATATCTCTAATAAAATAATAGCCTGCTATTAAATTGATTAAAATAGAATGTTGCATTAATTGTTTATGAAAACACATTATACAGGTATTGTATTAAAATGACTGTAACCGAAATTGCATCAAATTTCGCGTTGAAACATCGACTTTTGCAATATTAATTTCTGACTAACAATTTAATGAATCAGATATAGTGTTAATCATATCTAAATCATAAAACAGGGTTTAAGATACCCTCAGTTACTGTTTTCTCACTGATATTTAGCTACACAACTCTGGATTTAAACCATAAATGAAACCTTCTTTTTTGTTGAGATTTATCTCTTCGAAAAAAATTCAACGAGCGATGCAATAGTACTCAGTTTTTAAATATGTGGTGTAAAGGCCATGAAAAAATTCCAGATTACTCTCCTGATATTTGCCCTGGCTATTTCTATGGGGTGCGATTCAGGTCCATCATCATTTGAGGATTCAATCCCTGTTTACTCATTGGAAACCACTTTAATTCCGGAAGGGAGTGGCTCCGTACATCCATCTGGCGGAGAATATTCCTCTCGCGACAGAATTGAAATTGAAGCACAACCTGCAGAAGGCTTTGTTTTTTTGAAATGGGATGGCGACATCACAGGCAACATCAATCCCGAATTACTTTTATTTGATTCAGATAAAAATGTGAGGGCTCACTTCACTGAAAGAGATTATACCCTGAATATTGAAATTAGCGGAGAGGGTTTTATACGGGAGACAGTTATAGAAGCTGGTTCAGATGCTAACGAAGACTCTTTGAGCACATCCGGCAGGAAAGTACGATTGGAAGCCGTAGCTGCAGAAGACTGGATTTTTGATCATTGGGAAGGGGATTTAACGGGTACTGAAAATCCCGAACTAATTTCTGTTGACGAAGAAAAGAGTATTACTGCTGTTTTTGATCGAAGCTTGTCCAATGGCTACACAATAACAATCAATACCGAAGGTGAAGGTACGGTAGAGAGAGATCCTAACAGAGATAATTTTGTTGATGGAGATGTAGTCTTATTGAC encodes the following:
- the lgt gene encoding prolipoprotein diacylglyceryl transferase, whose product is MNSSNHLTWGPSPEIFTIPEFYLPFSVSIFGLILTAILFYLGWQKIKPPKGEHMEEPWKGWALGAVAFIVGQIPFLFIGSPTLDTIGPLEPRWYGLLFASAFIFGYMITYRMFSIAGRSQEDMDRLLIYVLIATVIGARLGHVIFYDLDYYMRNIHLVPQVWTGGLASHGAAIGIIIAMYLYVKKTPGMTFFWLADRVVPAVAIGGMFIRIGNFMNSEILGKASDLPWAVIFEVSPHLTATERAIPRHPSMLYEALLCLVVLGVLWSIYKKYQNRPPEGSLFATFLVMLFTGRFLIEFTKLAHSDIEATWTLNMGQWLSIPLVAYGIWVLVKQVNWSKQGK
- a CDS encoding phosphoglucomutase/phosphomannomutase family protein, producing MKKISFGTDGWRAIIADDYTFENLTIVAQATARWITEENITSNGVVIGYDARFMGREFAEHTAAVFCAMEVPVRLSSSISPTPAISWAAKHYDAVGIVITASHNPPNYNGFKIKAPFGGSATPDQIAGVESRLYQEESVPNIPSFKSCLKAGIIREITVTEQYLNVLREKIDIEAIKKSGIRIGHDPMFGSGMGAIKKLLGEQVFELHGEVNPSFKGIPPEPIEKNLAEFSEFIPKNNCQIGIANDGDADRIALFDENGTFVDSHRILSLLVKYLHKEKGLSGTIVKTFSTTDMLNKQASEYGLPIEVTPIGFKYIAELIVNGDVIVGGEESGGLSVKGHLPERDGLYIGLLMTEMMVKSGKKLSELVQELFDEFGDHAYYRNDLHTEESKKQAMIKHCKDKKLTKIDGKNVTEWQFTDGIKQILEDGSWLLVRPSGTEPVLRIYAEAPSAEQAKAMVEDVTQMVDQF
- a CDS encoding porin — translated: MIQNSMRGIILFILVMVLSFGTVQAQDQEPLTNEMQNLLKSEPFNVGLLLQSTANFSLTDDGFNGGRRFGLGATRLRFGGAIDGGFDYVLQMDFRRTSSVVDAAVGYRSSEQFYIKSGLQKPDIGLDLAPNPGRTDFISRARLIGVMLNTREVGVSASGNFDNFDYNIAIFNGTGYSLNNDDRFMYLAKFGYNVDMGNNRSLYWGANGALNTTQGASVGNSGLTSREDRLIYGAFAKYDSESWFGAAELLMTSFDTPGVGDETITGAYVTIGNKVTDRDELLARVDHIGYNEIDSSTQLFILGWNRQVTSLISVQLNALGLTGDGDESFGLAANFQFQF